In Methanofastidiosum sp., the genomic stretch CTTTGACAACTGCTCTCTTAACATTCTTACTCTTTCTCCCTCATTATGGGCACTCATATCCATAATGTTTTTCACTTGATCAATCTCTTTTTGTATGACATCTGCAAATCTTCCCAATTTTTCTTTTCCAGAGGATGATACGAACTTATTGAAATCTTCTCTTGCCTTTTCAAAGTCTCTTTCAAAAGTTTCCATAATACCCCTCCAGGATACTTATTTGGAGTTAATCCATCTAGAAAAAACTAACCCGCTTACTATAGGTATAGAAACTATAAAGATTTAACGGTAATAGATTCTGTCTAGAATTAAATAAAATACATAAAATATACGTTTTGAATATATATTTATTATAAAAGCAACATATAAAAATTATTTAAGTTTTTTAACGGCATTCTATTTTCTCTCGGCCCCGCAGTCAAAACAGTTCCACCTGTGGACATTAATAATGCCTCCACACTCAGGGCATCTCCACCTTTCTCTTTCATTTTTAACAAACTGCCTTATTCCAAGATTTTTAATATTCTCAAGATTTTCGAGCATGCTCATCCCATACTTTTTCCTGTATCTTTTATCTAAGTTCCTAAGTCTTGTACAGGGGTATTTTTCGCATTTAAAGCAGAATCTAGCTTTTTTTATAGTTTCACAGTTTTTAATAATACATTTGACACAGGAATTAGATGGCTTTTTATCGTCAGGACCATTGCACCCCGGACAATGATTTTTATCTCGAAGGTAAGCCATGCAGATTCCACAGTTCATCCCACATGGGGCAATGAGTTTAGAAGTGATCGGCTCTGATTTCATGATTATTATAAGCCACAATAGAATAAAAGATATTCTGTCATTTTCAAGAACTTACGTTAATCTTAAAAAGTCTTTTCGCTTATCGCACACATTGCTGATGGGTATTTTTGATTACAAATGTTGAGATTATACCGGTAGATATCCATTAACTTTGAATTGGAGGTTATATTTATGAGTAAAAAAACATCTTCAGGAGAA encodes the following:
- a CDS encoding DUF3795 domain-containing protein — encoded protein: MKSEPITSKLIAPCGMNCGICMAYLRDKNHCPGCNGPDDKKPSNSCVKCIIKNCETIKKARFCFKCEKYPCTRLRNLDKRYRKKYGMSMLENLENIKNLGIRQFVKNERERWRCPECGGIINVHRWNCFDCGAERK